From a single Loigolactobacillus coryniformis subsp. coryniformis KCTC 3167 = DSM 20001 genomic region:
- the der gene encoding ribosome biogenesis GTPase Der, with amino-acid sequence MAKPVVAIVGRPNVGKSTVFNRIAGQRVSIVDDAPGVTRDRIYTSAEWLGHEFNLIDTGGIDIVDQPFVEQIKEQAEIAIEEADVIVFVTSVREGITDADENVARILYRSDKPVVLAVNKVDNQDLRQDIYDYYALGFDEPIGISGVHGIGVGDLLDAIIKHFPTDIEPEDESRIRFSLIGRPNVGKSSLVNAILGENRVIVSDIAGTTRDAIDTRFAAANGTEFNMIDTAGLRKRGKAYENAEKYSVLRAMSAIDRSDVVLVVLNAEEGIREQDKKIAGYAHEAGRGIIIVVNKWDTLKKDNHSLSNFEQAIRANFAYLDYAPIVFVSAKTKQRLSQIPGMIEKVSENQSRRIASSTLNDVLLDAIATNPTPSSNGKRLRIYYATQVAVKPPTFIVFVNDPDMMHFSYERFLENQLRNAFEFSGTPVHIIVRRRK; translated from the coding sequence ATGGCAAAACCAGTAGTTGCCATTGTTGGTCGACCCAACGTTGGTAAATCAACTGTGTTTAACCGGATTGCCGGTCAACGCGTATCCATTGTTGATGATGCGCCTGGTGTGACTCGTGATCGGATTTACACATCAGCTGAATGGCTGGGTCATGAGTTTAACTTGATCGATACTGGGGGGATCGACATTGTTGATCAACCTTTTGTTGAACAGATTAAGGAACAAGCGGAGATTGCAATTGAAGAGGCTGACGTGATCGTTTTTGTCACTAGTGTCCGAGAAGGCATTACTGATGCGGATGAAAATGTTGCGCGTATCCTGTATCGTTCTGATAAGCCAGTTGTTCTGGCCGTCAATAAAGTCGATAATCAGGATTTACGTCAGGATATTTATGACTACTATGCATTAGGCTTTGACGAACCAATTGGTATTTCTGGGGTCCACGGTATCGGTGTCGGCGATTTGCTGGATGCGATCATCAAGCATTTTCCAACTGATATTGAACCTGAAGATGAAAGCCGGATTCGTTTTAGTCTGATTGGGCGGCCTAACGTTGGTAAATCATCGTTGGTTAATGCTATTTTAGGCGAAAATCGGGTGATCGTTTCTGATATTGCCGGTACAACGCGTGATGCGATCGATACGCGCTTTGCTGCGGCTAACGGTACGGAATTTAATATGATCGATACCGCTGGTTTACGCAAGCGGGGTAAGGCCTATGAAAATGCCGAAAAATATAGTGTTTTACGGGCAATGTCTGCCATCGATCGTTCTGATGTTGTGCTAGTGGTTTTAAATGCTGAAGAAGGTATTCGTGAGCAGGATAAGAAGATCGCTGGCTATGCGCATGAAGCAGGTCGTGGGATCATTATTGTCGTCAATAAATGGGATACCTTGAAAAAGGATAACCATTCGTTGAGTAACTTTGAACAGGCTATTCGCGCTAATTTTGCTTACTTGGATTATGCGCCGATCGTTTTTGTCTCCGCTAAAACTAAGCAGCGACTAAGCCAGATACCAGGTATGATCGAAAAAGTTAGCGAAAACCAGAGCCGGCGTATTGCTTCTTCAACGTTAAATGATGTGTTATTGGATGCTATTGCAACTAATCCAACGCCATCATCCAACGGTAAACGGCTACGAATCTATTACGCGACTCAGGTCGCAGTTAAGCCACCGACATTTATTGTGTTCGTTAATGATCCAGATATGATGCATTTTTCGTATGAACGTTTTTTGGAAAATCAGTTGCGAAATGCATTTGAATTTTCAGGGACGCCAGTGCATATTATTGTGCGGCGGCGGAAGTAG
- a CDS encoding ferredoxin, whose protein sequence is MYSRVQREECIACGLCQLRAPALFNYDKEGIAYYRPDNNQGTTPIPSDQLAAFKQAYRDCPTGAIKRQNKPFPPENKSTTHL, encoded by the coding sequence ATGTATAGCCGTGTTCAACGTGAAGAATGTATCGCCTGTGGCTTGTGCCAATTACGGGCCCCAGCACTATTTAACTATGATAAAGAAGGAATTGCTTATTATCGTCCTGATAACAATCAGGGGACCACACCGATTCCGTCCGATCAGCTAGCAGCCTTTAAGCAAGCATATCGTGATTGTCCGACTGGCGCGATCAAACGGCAAAATAAGCCATTCCCGCCAGAAAATAAAAGTACGACGCACTTATAA
- a CDS encoding HU family DNA-binding protein, with translation MTFTMANKAELIENVASQTGLTKKDATAAVDAVFGSIQDTLAKGEKVQLIGFGNFEVRDRAARKGRNPQTGAEIEIPASKVPAFKPGKALKDAVK, from the coding sequence GTGACATTCACTATGGCAAACAAAGCTGAATTAATCGAAAACGTCGCTAGTCAAACTGGTTTGACTAAAAAAGATGCAACTGCTGCTGTTGATGCTGTCTTTGGTTCAATCCAAGATACATTAGCAAAAGGCGAAAAGGTTCAATTGATTGGTTTTGGTAACTTTGAAGTTCGTGACCGTGCTGCTCGTAAGGGCCGTAACCCACAAACTGGTGCTGAAATTGAAATTCCAGCCAGCAAAGTACCTGCATTCAAACCTGGTAAAGCATTAAAAGATGCAGTTAAATAA
- a CDS encoding RecQ family ATP-dependent DNA helicase: MEQIMQTLQQRFGYTAFKPGQAEVIRAVLGGQDTFAILPTGTGKSLCYQLPGYLLAGQIVIVSPLLSLMQDQVAQLHYLGEKRVLALTSALDPGMRRYSLAHFEQYKFIFLSPEMANQEQIRRKLQQLDIALLVVDEAHCISQWGVDFRPDYLALKSLRAAIRPQATLALTATATKRVRADILAKLGLDPAATKQIVHSVDRRNIYLATAEVTDEAEKNQRVVALCQQLKQPGIIYFSSRQKAEEIAALLQQKVSPRVAFYHGAMTSQDRFAVQQQFMHGKLAIICATNAFGMGINKADVRFVIHYHLPSSLESYLQEIGRAGRDGQQSVAILLYEARDFQLQANLVTNTLPDAALIKQYFAQPQRFATAAIPEIELLQFYRQHHQSEAEVQQLFAKRRNEKLLALRSMLAFLQTPNCKRQFILNYFTDTTKIVHDATCCNAGQPLDLAALSLIRPATATDTVAVDQNWQERLAALFTN, translated from the coding sequence ATGGAGCAGATCATGCAAACATTGCAGCAGCGTTTTGGCTATACGGCGTTCAAACCAGGACAAGCTGAGGTGATCCGTGCGGTTCTAGGCGGTCAAGATACGTTCGCCATTTTACCGACAGGAACGGGAAAATCGTTGTGTTATCAGTTGCCGGGTTATTTACTTGCCGGACAGATCGTGATCGTATCACCATTACTGTCATTGATGCAAGATCAAGTCGCACAACTGCATTATTTAGGCGAAAAGCGGGTGCTTGCGTTAACTTCCGCACTTGATCCGGGGATGCGGCGTTATAGTTTAGCGCATTTTGAACAGTATAAGTTTATTTTTCTATCACCAGAAATGGCTAATCAAGAACAGATTCGGCGTAAGTTACAGCAATTGGATATTGCGTTATTAGTCGTGGATGAAGCTCATTGCATTTCTCAATGGGGGGTCGATTTTCGCCCTGATTATTTAGCTTTAAAATCATTGCGTGCCGCAATCAGGCCACAGGCAACTCTAGCTTTAACGGCTACGGCGACTAAGCGTGTCCGGGCGGATATTTTGGCTAAATTAGGCCTTGATCCGGCAGCAACGAAGCAGATCGTTCATTCGGTTGATCGCCGTAATATTTATTTGGCAACGGCGGAAGTTACGGATGAGGCGGAGAAGAATCAGCGCGTAGTGGCATTATGTCAGCAACTCAAACAACCGGGGATCATTTATTTTTCCAGTCGACAAAAGGCAGAAGAAATTGCTGCTTTGTTGCAGCAAAAAGTGAGCCCACGAGTGGCCTTTTATCACGGTGCGATGACCAGTCAGGATCGGTTTGCCGTACAGCAACAATTTATGCATGGTAAATTGGCGATTATTTGTGCGACTAATGCGTTTGGTATGGGGATCAATAAGGCGGATGTACGCTTTGTAATCCATTATCACTTGCCTAGCAGCTTAGAAAGTTATTTGCAGGAAATTGGTCGTGCCGGCCGAGATGGGCAGCAAAGCGTGGCTATTTTACTATATGAAGCACGTGATTTTCAGCTGCAGGCTAACTTGGTGACCAATACATTGCCTGATGCTGCTTTGATCAAACAATATTTTGCGCAGCCACAGCGCTTTGCAACCGCGGCAATTCCGGAAATTGAATTATTGCAATTCTATCGTCAGCATCATCAAAGTGAGGCGGAGGTACAACAATTATTTGCTAAACGGCGTAACGAAAAATTATTGGCATTGCGGAGTATGTTGGCTTTTTTGCAGACGCCTAATTGTAAGCGGCAATTTATTCTGAATTATTTTACCGATACGACAAAAATTGTTCATGATGCCACCTGTTGTAATGCGGGACAACCATTGGACTTAGCGGCGCTATCTTTGATTCGACCGGCAACGGCGACCGATACTGTAGCAGTTGATCAAAACTGGCAGGAACGTTTGGCAGCACTTTTCACGAATTAA
- the cmk gene encoding (d)CMP kinase, whose translation MTAALQIAIDGPASAGKSTVAKLVAKQLHYTYCDTGAMYRALTLAAMQKQIDLHDEPAVLAVLAEITISFKPGEPEQQVFVNEQEVTQAIRQPDVTNNVSTVAALGGVRQQLVQHQQKIAAAGGIVMDGRDIGTAVLPNAAVKIFLVASVAERAQRRYAENIRKGIDTPLAVLQQEIEVRDKKDSTRAVSPLTQAKDAVLVDTTALSIEQVVAKIIAITNEKQKDMNK comes from the coding sequence ATGACAGCAGCTTTACAAATTGCAATTGACGGGCCAGCATCAGCAGGTAAAAGTACGGTGGCCAAATTGGTGGCTAAACAATTGCACTATACATATTGTGATACCGGTGCGATGTACCGTGCTTTAACCTTAGCGGCAATGCAAAAACAAATTGATTTGCATGATGAACCAGCGGTTTTGGCAGTTTTGGCTGAGATCACGATCAGTTTTAAGCCAGGTGAGCCTGAGCAACAAGTTTTTGTAAATGAACAAGAAGTGACCCAAGCAATTCGGCAACCGGATGTGACCAATAATGTTTCAACCGTTGCTGCTTTAGGCGGTGTGCGGCAGCAACTCGTTCAGCATCAGCAAAAAATTGCGGCTGCTGGGGGAATCGTGATGGATGGTCGTGATATTGGGACGGCGGTTTTACCTAATGCAGCGGTCAAGATCTTTTTGGTGGCCAGTGTTGCTGAGCGGGCGCAACGACGATATGCGGAAAATATTCGCAAGGGTATCGATACACCTTTGGCGGTTTTGCAGCAAGAAATCGAGGTTCGCGATAAAAAAGATTCGACGCGTGCAGTTTCACCACTAACACAAGCAAAGGATGCTGTATTAGTTGATACGACAGCGCTGTCAATCGAACAGGTGGTTGCAAAAATCATCGCGATCACTAACGAAAAACAGAAAGATATGAATAAATAG
- a CDS encoding Fur family transcriptional regulator, whose product MVDQAYVKKIKAQLHQAGFKLTPQREATVVSLLQNETGHLSAEEVYLLVKESTPDIGLATVYRTLEILTELNIVNKVSFTDGLIRYDLRREGAQHHFHHHLQCLQCGKIQEVHEDLLHDVERLVEQQYHFQVQDHKLTFQGICADCQRRNREAKAKQE is encoded by the coding sequence ATGGTCGATCAGGCGTATGTGAAAAAAATCAAGGCACAATTACATCAAGCTGGGTTCAAATTGACACCACAGCGGGAAGCAACAGTGGTTTCTTTGCTGCAAAACGAAACGGGCCATTTAAGCGCTGAAGAAGTTTATTTGCTAGTCAAAGAGTCTACGCCTGACATTGGTTTGGCGACAGTATATCGGACATTAGAAATCTTAACCGAGTTAAATATTGTTAACAAGGTCAGTTTTACTGATGGATTGATCCGCTATGATCTGCGGCGTGAAGGTGCTCAGCATCACTTTCATCATCACCTACAGTGTTTGCAGTGTGGGAAGATCCAAGAAGTGCACGAAGATCTACTGCATGATGTTGAGCGGCTTGTAGAACAGCAATATCATTTTCAAGTTCAAGATCATAAACTGACTTTCCAAGGCATCTGTGCGGATTGTCAGCGGCGTAATCGGGAAGCTAAAGCTAAGCAAGAATAG
- the rpsA gene encoding 30S ribosomal protein S1, producing MSEDNTNQVENKNAMADALNSVHDVKVGDIVKGEILAIDDDKQLIVGIQGTGVEGVVPVKELASQPVADINEVAKVGDVLDLVVISTIGKDKENGSYLLSKRRLEARKVWSEIQDKFNAGENITAPVTEVVKGGLVVDAGVRGFVPASMIQDHFVDDLNAYKGKKLELKIIEIEPSENRLILSHRAIVEAEKAEQREHVLATLKAGDTVEGTVARLTSFGAFVDLGGIDGLVHVSEISFDRVEKPSDVLKVGQKITVKVLSVDADRERISLSIKATLPEPWTDIEEKAPAGSVLEGTVKRLTTFGAFVEVFPGVEGLVHISQISHQHIATPNEVLSEGEDVKVKVLEVNPEAHRLALSIKALTSKPAGEESHSAPKAEKNDYQENNSSYQDNDEGGFTLGDLIGDELKHSTDDDQK from the coding sequence ATGAGCGAAGATAATACAAACCAAGTTGAAAATAAAAATGCCATGGCGGACGCATTAAACAGCGTCCACGATGTAAAAGTCGGTGACATTGTGAAAGGTGAGATCTTGGCGATCGACGATGACAAGCAATTGATCGTTGGTATCCAAGGTACTGGTGTTGAAGGGGTTGTTCCCGTCAAAGAATTAGCTAGCCAACCTGTTGCTGATATTAATGAAGTGGCTAAGGTCGGGGATGTTCTTGATCTTGTTGTCATCTCAACAATTGGCAAAGACAAGGAAAATGGTAGCTACTTACTTTCCAAGCGACGCCTCGAAGCCCGCAAAGTTTGGTCTGAAATTCAGGACAAATTTAATGCTGGCGAAAACATCACTGCACCAGTTACCGAGGTTGTTAAAGGTGGCTTGGTCGTTGATGCTGGCGTTCGTGGCTTTGTCCCAGCATCAATGATTCAAGATCATTTTGTTGATGACTTAAATGCTTATAAGGGTAAAAAATTAGAATTGAAGATCATTGAGATCGAACCAAGCGAAAATCGTTTGATCTTATCTCATCGTGCAATTGTTGAAGCTGAAAAGGCTGAACAACGTGAGCATGTATTAGCAACATTAAAAGCCGGCGATACTGTCGAAGGTACAGTAGCCCGGTTAACATCATTTGGTGCATTTGTAGATCTTGGCGGCATTGACGGTTTAGTCCATGTTTCTGAAATCTCATTTGATCGAGTTGAAAAACCATCTGATGTACTCAAAGTTGGTCAAAAGATAACCGTTAAGGTCTTGTCTGTTGATGCTGACCGCGAACGGATTTCATTATCAATCAAGGCTACTTTACCAGAACCTTGGACCGATATTGAAGAAAAAGCACCTGCTGGTAGCGTTTTGGAAGGTACAGTTAAACGTTTGACTACATTTGGGGCATTCGTTGAAGTCTTCCCTGGCGTTGAAGGTTTAGTGCATATTTCTCAAATTTCACATCAGCATATCGCAACACCTAATGAAGTTCTTTCTGAAGGTGAAGATGTGAAAGTTAAAGTACTTGAAGTCAATCCAGAAGCTCATCGTTTGGCATTGTCAATCAAGGCTTTAACATCAAAACCAGCCGGTGAAGAGAGTCATTCAGCACCAAAAGCTGAAAAAAATGATTATCAAGAAAATAATTCTAGTTACCAAGATAACGACGAAGGTGGTTTCACTTTAGGCGATTTGATTGGTGATGAATTAAAACACAGTACTGACGACGATCAAAAATAA
- a CDS encoding pseudouridine synthase, whose product MERLQKVIAAAGIASRRKAEQLISTGHVQVNGQVVKEMGIQVEPHDHVEVDGVPVTTEQKRYFLLYKPRRVISSAHDEKGRKTVIDFFPEVNERLYPIGRLDYNTSGLIIITNDGELANLLTHPRYRIEKQYTAKVEGIPTVEALKKLRAGVKLEKKRTAPAKVKVLSTDRTKKMALVSLTIHEGMNHEVRDMLQAVGYPVNKLSRERYAFLTTEGMTAGDSRPMQPQEVAALKKLARTGKLR is encoded by the coding sequence ATGGAAAGATTACAAAAAGTGATCGCTGCTGCAGGAATTGCTTCGCGGCGTAAGGCTGAACAACTGATCAGTACTGGTCATGTTCAAGTCAATGGACAAGTGGTCAAAGAAATGGGGATCCAAGTCGAGCCCCATGATCATGTTGAAGTTGATGGCGTGCCGGTCACAACCGAACAAAAACGTTATTTCTTATTATACAAGCCACGGCGGGTGATCTCATCTGCTCACGATGAAAAAGGCCGTAAAACAGTGATCGACTTTTTCCCTGAGGTCAATGAACGTCTTTACCCAATCGGGCGTTTAGACTATAACACTTCAGGTTTGATCATTATCACTAATGATGGTGAATTGGCCAACTTATTGACTCATCCGCGTTACCGGATTGAAAAGCAATATACAGCGAAAGTAGAAGGTATTCCCACAGTTGAAGCGTTGAAAAAATTACGTGCTGGGGTCAAATTAGAAAAGAAAAGAACCGCACCAGCTAAAGTTAAGGTATTGTCCACTGATCGAACAAAGAAAATGGCGTTGGTTAGTTTGACGATCCATGAAGGGATGAATCACGAAGTTCGGGATATGCTACAAGCAGTTGGCTATCCAGTCAATAAATTAAGTCGCGAACGGTACGCCTTCTTAACCACGGAGGGGATGACTGCTGGTGATTCACGACCAATGCAACCACAAGAAGTTGCGGCTCTAAAAAAATTAGCCCGTACTGGCAAATTGCGTTAG
- a CDS encoding helix-turn-helix domain-containing protein encodes MDDRLYLLYLFDQNQWRRPLAIQALLKGKRTVSNLYAGLDYDLLPLYQLLPHLAASKFQQALARLIADGLLEQQTRAVRLTAAGTAIKEAHRATVFLPQHYSGFTFQHSREFSDRLFLATQVVSELQAHNRRYFPLEVSLLTQQRVKQWLRQQDISIVAERLQHEWELFLAILPTVQANYYSQFLLGHEVQRATTAQADQLAGWTTLTGELVRQDISHHLLSLVTAQAARFPLLAALWQPLASGPLSQSATQTINLLQQGNTLAAISRQRRVKLNTLKEHLLEAAILLPEFPFATYLSAPARQELATAFSDQPLADWRFDQLTNTALSFFEFRLYQIERRKSL; translated from the coding sequence ATGGACGATCGCTTATACTTACTTTATTTATTCGATCAAAATCAGTGGCGTCGACCACTAGCGATTCAAGCACTGCTTAAAGGTAAACGGACGGTCTCGAATCTTTATGCTGGACTGGATTACGATCTATTACCATTATACCAATTATTGCCCCATTTGGCGGCGTCAAAATTTCAGCAGGCTTTAGCTAGGTTGATTGCGGACGGTTTATTAGAACAGCAGACCCGTGCAGTTCGTTTAACCGCTGCTGGTACAGCAATTAAAGAAGCGCATCGTGCGACAGTTTTTCTGCCGCAACATTATTCTGGTTTTACTTTTCAACACAGCCGTGAATTTAGTGATCGTTTATTTTTAGCGACGCAGGTGGTATCAGAGTTACAGGCGCATAATCGGCGTTATTTTCCATTGGAAGTTAGTTTATTGACACAGCAGCGGGTTAAACAGTGGTTGCGGCAACAGGATATCAGTATCGTGGCAGAACGATTACAGCATGAGTGGGAACTTTTTTTAGCGATATTACCAACGGTGCAAGCTAATTATTATAGTCAATTTTTGTTAGGGCATGAGGTGCAGCGAGCAACGACAGCCCAAGCGGATCAATTAGCGGGCTGGACAACTTTAACTGGTGAGTTGGTGCGGCAAGATATTAGTCATCACTTGTTGAGCTTGGTCACCGCACAAGCCGCGCGTTTTCCATTGCTGGCAGCGTTATGGCAACCATTGGCTAGTGGTCCCTTAAGTCAAAGTGCCACGCAAACCATCAACTTATTACAGCAAGGTAATACTTTAGCTGCAATTAGTCGACAACGCCGAGTCAAGTTAAATACACTTAAAGAGCATCTACTGGAAGCGGCTATTTTATTGCCGGAGTTTCCTTTTGCAACCTATTTATCAGCGCCAGCACGCCAAGAACTGGCAACTGCTTTTAGTGATCAACCACTAGCTGATTGGCGGTTTGATCAATTGACCAATACTGCGCTTAGTTTCTTTGAATTTCGCTTATATCAGATCGAACGGAGGAAAAGCTTGTGA
- the scpB gene encoding SMC-Scp complex subunit ScpB translates to MTAELESLLYVVGDDGISLDELDHLLSASRATIKRALSAFAEQLRADNQRGLVLFQFGERYKLVTKKAYAALIKRYFETPLTTNLSQASLETLAIIAYKQPITRVEIDEIRGVQSGGALQRLMLRQLIEERGRKNAPGRPILYGTSAFFMDYFGLKSMAELPPLPMPEADASTTATTNQDLFAQFEAQLKDKEENH, encoded by the coding sequence ATCACGGCAGAGTTAGAAAGTTTGTTGTATGTTGTCGGTGATGACGGCATTAGTTTAGATGAATTAGATCATTTATTGTCCGCATCGCGGGCGACAATCAAGCGGGCGTTGAGTGCCTTTGCGGAACAGTTGCGGGCAGATAATCAACGTGGCTTAGTTTTATTTCAATTTGGTGAGCGCTATAAGCTAGTGACTAAGAAAGCTTACGCAGCGTTAATCAAGCGTTATTTTGAAACGCCATTGACGACTAACCTGAGTCAAGCTTCTTTAGAGACTTTGGCCATCATTGCTTATAAGCAACCAATTACACGGGTAGAGATCGATGAGATCCGTGGTGTCCAAAGTGGTGGGGCCTTACAGCGGTTGATGTTGCGTCAGTTGATTGAAGAGCGGGGTCGTAAAAATGCGCCAGGCCGACCGATTCTCTATGGCACCAGTGCTTTTTTTATGGATTATTTCGGTTTGAAATCAATGGCCGAATTACCACCGTTGCCGATGCCTGAAGCTGATGCGTCAACTACGGCAACCACCAATCAAGATCTATTTGCACAATTTGAAGCCCAATTAAAAGATAAGGAAGAAAATCATTAA
- a CDS encoding SAG1386/EF1546 family surface-associated protein codes for MSKRDQKITDDKPWDAKFEDDRDDKGNLSRSATHRKDKSNALFVTILTIALLVLAALPVGAWTIWQNQMNRPVATESSVSSSSSSKAKKVAVKSSKKTTKTTSKKAADTNSTQAAASTTTDSTSDADASSVTSESSDASSSSAASSSSSASSSSGSYVTVGAGQGIYRIAANNGLTVSELLQLNGLTSTSTIKPGQQLRVK; via the coding sequence ATGAGTAAACGAGATCAGAAAATAACTGATGATAAGCCTTGGGACGCCAAATTTGAGGATGATCGTGATGATAAAGGTAATTTGTCACGGTCAGCGACCCATCGCAAAGATAAGAGTAATGCGTTATTTGTGACTATTTTAACGATTGCTTTACTAGTTTTAGCAGCATTACCCGTTGGTGCATGGACGATTTGGCAAAATCAGATGAATCGTCCCGTAGCCACTGAAAGCTCAGTTTCTAGTAGTAGCAGTTCTAAAGCTAAAAAAGTTGCGGTCAAATCATCAAAAAAGACGACTAAGACCACTAGTAAGAAAGCCGCAGACACAAATTCAACACAAGCAGCTGCTAGTACAACGACGGATAGCACTAGTGACGCTGATGCGAGCTCAGTAACCAGTGAGTCAAGTGATGCTAGTTCAAGCTCAGCAGCAAGTTCGAGTAGTAGTGCTAGCAGTTCCAGCGGTAGCTATGTTACAGTTGGTGCTGGCCAAGGAATCTATCGGATCGCCGCTAATAATGGCTTAACGGTTTCTGAACTTTTACAGTTAAATGGACTCACTAGTACTAGTACTATCAAGCCAGGACAACAATTACGGGTTAAATAA
- the xerD gene encoding site-specific tyrosine recombinase XerD, with protein sequence MTNQIADFKRYLLVEKGLSQNTVSSYTRDLMKFKAYLEQQKLADFKQDRFVILNFLATLKAQAMANNSVIRMVSSLRKFYRFLLETEQITIDPMQQVDSPKKQQHLPQVLSQAEVKRLLAVPDTTTALGIRDRTILEVLYATGLRVSELTHLKLAELHLSLGLIQTLGKGDKERLIPIGDVAIEWIKRYLETSRPTFLKAGQSEPILFLNHYGRPFTRQGIWKNLKQMVRAAGIEKDITPHTLRHSFATHLLENGADLRVVQELLGHADISTTQIYTHVSQKHLREVYDRYHPRA encoded by the coding sequence ATGACGAATCAGATCGCTGATTTTAAGCGTTATTTATTAGTCGAAAAAGGACTATCGCAAAATACGGTCAGCAGCTATACACGTGATTTAATGAAATTCAAGGCTTATTTAGAACAACAAAAATTAGCTGATTTTAAACAAGACCGGTTTGTGATCCTCAACTTTTTGGCAACTTTAAAAGCGCAAGCAATGGCTAATAATAGCGTTATTCGGATGGTGTCCAGTCTACGTAAATTTTACCGGTTCTTATTGGAAACTGAACAGATCACCATTGATCCGATGCAACAAGTTGACTCACCCAAGAAACAACAGCATTTACCCCAGGTTTTATCGCAAGCAGAGGTCAAACGGCTGCTAGCAGTACCGGACACGACAACAGCTTTAGGCATTCGCGACCGGACTATATTGGAGGTGCTATATGCAACGGGATTGCGGGTCAGTGAATTAACTCATCTGAAATTGGCTGAGCTACATTTGAGCCTTGGGCTGATTCAAACTTTGGGCAAAGGGGATAAAGAACGGTTAATTCCAATTGGTGACGTGGCGATCGAATGGATCAAACGCTACCTAGAAACGAGTCGACCGACTTTTTTGAAGGCAGGCCAAAGTGAGCCGATTTTGTTTTTAAATCATTACGGCCGGCCATTTACACGTCAGGGAATTTGGAAAAACCTTAAGCAGATGGTGCGTGCTGCAGGAATTGAAAAAGACATCACGCCGCATACGCTGCGCCACTCGTTTGCAACCCATTTACTGGAAAATGGGGCTGATCTACGGGTGGTTCAGGAACTGCTCGGCCACGCTGATATTTCGACCACACAAATCTATACACACGTGAGTCAAAAGCATTTGCGTGAGGTTTACGATCGCTATCATCCCCGGGCCTAA
- a CDS encoding segregation and condensation protein A, which yields MALTVKLPEFEGPLDLLLHLIKDSEMNIYDIPIVAITSQYLDYLHSLQQVQLEVAGDYFVMAATLMRIKSQWLLPQPEEPLLDEDVNSEDPRDELVAQLLTYQAYKEAAADLQNREQERKDYFSKAPSLLASAEPIPMPDQPLALTELTAAFTALLRRQQPQTPVTRNVQCETITVAEKVTQITQALRHSAQGQLDFTRLLSTEPSIEETVTTFMAVLELMKNKQIACFQAQTLAPITVALKEEVA from the coding sequence GTGGCCTTAACGGTTAAGTTACCTGAATTTGAGGGTCCTTTAGATCTGTTATTGCATCTGATCAAGGACTCGGAAATGAATATTTATGATATTCCCATTGTGGCGATCACGTCACAATATTTAGATTATTTGCATTCATTACAACAAGTGCAATTGGAAGTTGCCGGCGATTATTTTGTGATGGCAGCAACGCTAATGCGTATTAAAAGTCAGTGGCTGTTACCACAGCCGGAAGAACCATTACTGGATGAAGACGTAAATAGTGAAGATCCGCGTGATGAATTGGTTGCACAACTTTTGACTTATCAGGCCTATAAAGAAGCGGCAGCTGATCTGCAAAATCGCGAGCAGGAACGCAAGGATTATTTTAGTAAAGCACCTAGTTTATTGGCTAGTGCTGAACCAATACCGATGCCAGATCAGCCATTGGCCTTGACTGAACTGACAGCGGCTTTTACTGCCCTATTGCGGCGCCAGCAACCACAAACGCCGGTAACGCGTAATGTACAGTGTGAGACGATTACGGTTGCGGAAAAGGTGACACAGATTACTCAGGCTTTGCGGCACAGTGCGCAAGGACAATTAGATTTTACCCGGTTACTTTCGACCGAACCATCAATCGAAGAAACCGTGACGACCTTTATGGCAGTATTAGAATTAATGAAGAATAAGCAAATTGCTTGTTTTCAAGCACAAACGTTAGCACCGATCACGGTTGCCTTGAAAGAGGAAGTTGCATGA